The proteins below are encoded in one region of Flavobacterium sp. IMCC34852:
- the serS gene encoding serine--tRNA ligase: MLQISYIRENKEKVLAALAKRNMDATTIVEEAIQLDENRRSTQVALDNTLAEANKLSSAIGEMMKNGEKAKAEILKQKTSQLKETSKELAEKLDIFTSELTQKMYLLPNTPADIVPPGKSADDNINVFQEGAIPVLHEGALPHWDLIKKYDIIDFELGTKITAPGFPVYKGKGAKLQRALISYFLDKNTDAGYQEFQVPHMVNEASAYGTGQLPDKEGQMYHDDKDDLYLIPTAEVPVTNIYRDVILQEKDLPILATGYTPCFRREAGSWGAHVRGLNRLHQFDKVEIVRIEHPDKSHEALDGMVEHVKNILQELKLPYRILRLCGGDMGFASALTYDFEVFSTAQDRWLEISSVSNFETYQANRLKLRFKGKDGKTQLAHTLNGSSLALPRVLAGILENYQTPEGIVIPEVLRPYTGFDIIN; encoded by the coding sequence ATGTTACAAATTAGTTACATCAGAGAAAACAAGGAAAAAGTGCTTGCCGCTTTGGCCAAAAGAAATATGGACGCTACAACAATTGTTGAAGAAGCCATTCAATTAGACGAAAACAGAAGAAGCACACAAGTAGCTCTTGACAACACTTTGGCGGAAGCCAACAAACTATCCTCAGCCATTGGCGAAATGATGAAAAACGGTGAAAAAGCCAAAGCCGAAATCCTAAAACAAAAAACAAGTCAGCTCAAAGAAACCAGCAAAGAATTAGCAGAGAAATTAGATATTTTTACCTCCGAGCTAACCCAAAAAATGTATTTGCTACCCAATACCCCGGCCGACATCGTTCCGCCCGGAAAATCAGCCGATGACAATATTAATGTGTTTCAAGAAGGCGCTATTCCGGTATTGCATGAAGGTGCCTTACCGCATTGGGATTTGATAAAAAAATACGACATCATCGATTTCGAATTGGGCACCAAAATTACGGCTCCCGGTTTCCCGGTCTATAAAGGTAAAGGAGCTAAATTGCAACGCGCATTAATCTCTTATTTTTTAGATAAAAATACCGACGCCGGTTACCAAGAATTTCAAGTGCCGCACATGGTAAATGAAGCCTCAGCATACGGAACCGGACAATTACCGGATAAAGAAGGCCAAATGTACCACGATGATAAAGACGATTTGTATTTAATTCCTACGGCCGAAGTTCCGGTGACTAATATTTACCGCGATGTAATCCTTCAGGAAAAAGATTTGCCTATTTTGGCCACAGGTTATACCCCTTGTTTCAGAAGAGAAGCAGGTTCTTGGGGCGCACACGTTCGCGGCTTGAACCGTTTACACCAATTTGACAAAGTAGAAATCGTGCGAATAGAACATCCTGACAAATCACATGAAGCGCTTGACGGCATGGTAGAACATGTGAAAAACATTTTGCAAGAATTGAAATTACCTTACAGAATATTACGCCTGTGTGGCGGTGACATGGGATTTGCTTCTGCTTTGACCTACGATTTTGAAGTGTTTTCTACAGCTCAAGACCGTTGGTTAGAAATCTCTTCTGTTTCCAATTTTGAAACCTATCAGGCCAACCGTTTGAAATTGCGTTTCAAAGGAAAAGACGGCAAAACCCAATTAGCGCATACTTTGAACGGAAGTTCACTAGCCTTGCCAAGAGTCTTAGCCGGAATCCTTGAAAATTACCAAACGCCGGAAGGTATCGTAATCCCTGAAGTATTGCGTCCTTACACCGGTTTTGATATCATTAACTAA
- a CDS encoding DUF4286 family protein: MILYNVTINIHESVHDQWMRWMQEKHINDVLATGKFSSARMVKVLIEEEMGGTTYSIQYCTDSKETLQKYYEEDAPRLREEGNRLFGDKMLAFRTELELISDH, encoded by the coding sequence ATGATTTTATACAACGTTACCATCAACATACACGAAAGCGTTCACGACCAATGGATGCGTTGGATGCAGGAAAAACATATTAACGATGTCTTAGCTACCGGAAAATTTTCTTCGGCACGAATGGTTAAAGTTTTGATCGAAGAAGAAATGGGCGGAACCACTTATTCTATTCAATATTGTACCGATTCGAAAGAAACCTTACAGAAATATTACGAGGAAGATGCCCCAAGATTACGCGAAGAAGGAAACCGGCTTTTTGGAGACAAAATGCTGGCTTTCAGAACGGAATTAGAATTGATTTCTGATCATTAA
- the rsmA gene encoding 16S rRNA (adenine(1518)-N(6)/adenine(1519)-N(6))-dimethyltransferase RsmA: MNQVKAKKHLGQHFLTDESIAKDIADTLSLEGYDNVLEIGPGMGVLTKYLLEKPTTTYVIEIDTESVEYLNAHYPKLHGKIISKDFLKYDINEVFKGQPFAITGNFPYNISSQIVFKCLDLREQVPEFSGMFQKEVAERICSKKGSKVYGILSVLVQAFYEAEYLFTVHEHVFNPPPKVKSGVLRLRRKADFHLPCNEKLFFTVVKTGFQQRRKTLRNSLKSFNLSDNLKEDTIFDLRPEQLTVEQFIELTQKIEAHAV, from the coding sequence ATGAACCAAGTAAAAGCCAAAAAACACCTGGGGCAACATTTCTTAACCGATGAAAGCATCGCCAAAGACATCGCCGACACGCTCAGTCTTGAAGGTTATGACAACGTATTGGAAATCGGTCCGGGAATGGGCGTACTGACCAAATATCTTTTGGAGAAACCCACCACAACTTATGTGATTGAAATTGACACCGAATCGGTGGAATATTTGAATGCGCATTACCCAAAGTTGCACGGGAAAATCATTTCTAAAGATTTTTTAAAGTACGACATCAACGAGGTTTTTAAAGGCCAACCTTTTGCCATCACCGGAAACTTTCCTTATAATATTTCGTCTCAAATTGTGTTCAAATGTTTGGACTTGCGCGAACAAGTTCCTGAGTTTTCGGGTATGTTCCAAAAAGAAGTCGCCGAAAGAATTTGTTCCAAAAAAGGCAGCAAAGTCTATGGCATTCTATCGGTTTTAGTGCAAGCTTTTTATGAGGCTGAGTATTTGTTTACCGTGCACGAACATGTTTTCAATCCGCCACCCAAAGTAAAATCGGGTGTGTTGCGCTTACGCCGAAAAGCGGATTTTCATTTGCCTTGTAATGAAAAATTATTCTTTACTGTGGTTAAGACCGGTTTTCAACAACGTCGAAAAACGTTGCGGAACAGTCTAAAATCGTTTAACCTGTCGGATAATTTAAAAGAAGATACTATCTTTGACCTCCGTCCCGAACAATTAACTGTGGAGCAGTTCATCGAACTCACCCAAAAAATAGAAGCCCATGCAGTTTAA
- a CDS encoding tetratricopeptide repeat protein, with amino-acid sequence MKKILSIAFLFLSLWASAQNEQLANNYFDRGEFEKALVSYEELLKTQAGNSNYFQRVIECYQQLQQFDKAEKAIEERLNKYRQSSLLIDLGYNYQLQKNQDKANKYYNQAIDKIKKHAPEAYGIAYTFERKALFDFALLAYKTAIETDPKLSFNFQMAMLYGQKGETDLMIETYLLEAYQNPQNLPIIQNQLSRFMTEDGDENFNDTLKKALLIRTQKTQDVFWNDFLSWYFVQLKEYGKAFVQQKAIYKRNPESFGNIVNLGEMAIADNDQDSAKEILTFVLENTNDLELLIQAHSYLMEMKIDHATDKDYVAITAELDKLIKEFGVSPYTLSLLELEADFTAFHLNNPEKAKVILKNAMEMPINRYQLAELKMQLADILLLEEKYNQALIYYSQVGEDMTGDITGQEAQLKTAKTSYYKGDFEWATHQLKVLKSAASQLIANDALDLFLLISDNTVEDSTQVALKKFARADFLLYQNKKVASLEQFQLILKEHKGEEIEAVTLLRIGKTYEKMGDYTKALEYYNNIITNHKESIYVDEALYYSAEIYNLHLSDVEKAKPLYEEIIFKHEDSIYFVDSRNKYRKLRGDTNL; translated from the coding sequence ATGAAAAAAATTCTCTCCATAGCTTTCTTATTCCTCTCGCTTTGGGCTTCGGCGCAAAACGAGCAGTTGGCCAACAATTATTTTGACCGAGGCGAATTTGAAAAAGCCTTAGTCAGCTATGAAGAATTGCTCAAAACCCAAGCCGGCAACTCGAATTATTTTCAAAGAGTTATTGAGTGTTACCAACAGTTGCAACAATTTGACAAAGCCGAAAAAGCTATAGAGGAAAGACTAAATAAATACCGTCAAAGTAGTCTTTTGATTGATTTAGGTTATAATTACCAATTGCAAAAAAACCAAGACAAAGCCAATAAGTATTACAATCAGGCGATTGACAAAATCAAAAAACACGCTCCTGAAGCTTATGGTATTGCCTATACTTTCGAAAGAAAGGCTTTGTTTGATTTTGCGCTTTTGGCCTATAAAACCGCTATTGAAACCGATCCTAAATTGAGTTTTAATTTCCAAATGGCCATGCTCTACGGTCAAAAAGGCGAAACCGATTTGATGATAGAAACCTATTTATTAGAAGCCTATCAAAATCCGCAAAACTTGCCTATTATTCAAAACCAACTCTCGCGATTCATGACCGAAGACGGTGATGAAAATTTTAATGACACTTTAAAAAAAGCCTTACTTATCAGAACCCAAAAAACCCAAGATGTCTTTTGGAATGATTTTCTGAGTTGGTATTTTGTGCAGCTCAAAGAATACGGCAAGGCTTTCGTGCAACAAAAAGCCATTTACAAAAGAAATCCGGAATCCTTTGGCAACATTGTCAATTTGGGTGAAATGGCCATAGCCGATAACGACCAAGATTCGGCTAAAGAAATCTTGACTTTTGTTTTAGAAAATACCAACGATTTAGAGCTGTTAATTCAGGCGCATTCCTATTTGATGGAAATGAAAATTGATCATGCCACCGATAAAGATTATGTAGCTATCACTGCCGAACTGGATAAACTTATCAAAGAATTCGGCGTTAGTCCGTACACTTTATCACTGCTCGAGTTGGAAGCCGATTTCACGGCCTTTCACTTGAACAATCCCGAAAAAGCCAAAGTGATTTTGAAAAATGCCATGGAAATGCCTATCAACCGTTACCAATTGGCCGAACTCAAAATGCAACTCGCCGATATCCTCTTATTGGAAGAAAAATACAACCAAGCCTTAATTTATTATTCTCAAGTAGGAGAAGACATGACAGGCGATATCACCGGTCAGGAAGCACAGTTAAAAACCGCCAAAACCAGTTACTACAAAGGCGATTTTGAATGGGCAACACATCAACTGAAAGTACTAAAATCGGCGGCATCCCAACTGATTGCCAATGATGCTTTGGATTTGTTTTTATTAATCAGTGACAATACCGTAGAAGATTCGACCCAAGTGGCATTGAAGAAGTTTGCCCGCGCTGATTTTTTGTTATACCAAAATAAAAAAGTGGCGTCTTTGGAGCAATTCCAACTCATTTTAAAAGAACACAAAGGCGAAGAAATTGAAGCGGTAACGCTATTGCGCATTGGTAAAACCTATGAAAAAATGGGAGATTACACCAAAGCTTTAGAGTATTACAACAATATCATCACCAATCACAAAGAAAGTATTTATGTAGATGAAGCATTGTATTATTCGGCCGAAATATATAATCTCCATTTAAGCGATGTTGAAAAAGCCAAACCGCTTTATGAAGAAATCATCTTCAAACACGAAGACAGTATTTACTTCGTAGACTCGCGGAATAAATACCGAAAATTAAGAGGCGATACTAATCTTTAA
- the rseP gene encoding RIP metalloprotease RseP gives MEIAIKLSQFLLSLSILIILHELGHFIPAKLFKTRVEKFYLFFDIKYSLLKKKIGETEYGIGWLPLGGYVKISGMIDESMDTEQMAQEPQPWEFRSKPAWQRLIIMLGGVTVNFILAFIIYIGMTFFYGEKYITNSEVKDGVWVQNTELEKAGIKTGDKLVAIDGKEIVKFEPSINMDVLMAKTVLVSRNGEEKTITLPNNFIGKFIDQDKKGLIALRMPFVVGGLQDDSPNKELKAKDIFVSINGQPTRYFDQVEPILTANKGKQLPAVVLRDQKETAITVTVNKQGKLGVALGSIKEDNLEKLGYYKFSTETFGFFESIPVGIDKGFTQLGNYWRQLKLIFNPSTGAYKGVGGFAAIYNVFPDSWSWEAFWSITALLSIMLGVMNLLPIPALDGGHVMFLLYEMISGKKPSDKFLEKAQLVGFVLLISLLLFANGNDIYKAIVGK, from the coding sequence ATGGAAATTGCAATCAAACTTTCTCAGTTTTTGCTGAGCTTATCAATACTAATTATACTTCACGAATTAGGACACTTTATTCCTGCCAAATTATTCAAAACCAGAGTAGAGAAGTTTTATTTGTTTTTTGACATCAAATACTCCTTATTGAAAAAGAAAATCGGCGAGACGGAATATGGAATCGGTTGGTTGCCCTTAGGCGGTTATGTAAAAATTTCCGGAATGATTGATGAAAGTATGGATACCGAGCAAATGGCGCAAGAACCACAACCTTGGGAATTTCGTTCTAAACCGGCCTGGCAGCGTTTGATTATCATGTTAGGTGGTGTGACTGTAAATTTCATTTTGGCTTTTATCATTTACATTGGAATGACTTTTTTTTATGGAGAAAAGTACATCACTAATAGTGAAGTGAAAGATGGTGTTTGGGTGCAGAATACAGAATTGGAAAAAGCCGGAATCAAAACGGGAGATAAATTAGTAGCCATTGACGGCAAGGAAATTGTAAAGTTTGAGCCATCTATTAATATGGATGTTTTAATGGCTAAAACTGTTTTGGTCAGCCGCAACGGGGAAGAGAAGACCATTACACTTCCGAATAACTTCATAGGAAAGTTTATAGATCAAGACAAAAAGGGATTGATTGCACTTAGAATGCCTTTTGTGGTTGGGGGTTTACAGGATGATTCTCCCAACAAAGAGTTGAAAGCTAAAGATATTTTTGTTTCTATAAACGGTCAACCAACTAGGTATTTTGATCAGGTGGAGCCAATACTTACTGCTAATAAAGGAAAGCAATTACCGGCGGTTGTGTTGAGAGACCAAAAAGAAACCGCAATTACAGTTACGGTAAATAAACAAGGGAAATTAGGCGTAGCACTTGGCTCTATTAAAGAAGATAACCTGGAAAAATTAGGATATTATAAATTTAGCACAGAGACTTTTGGGTTCTTTGAATCCATTCCGGTAGGGATTGATAAGGGTTTTACCCAATTGGGTAATTACTGGAGACAATTGAAGCTTATCTTTAATCCAAGTACGGGAGCTTATAAAGGAGTAGGTGGATTTGCTGCAATTTATAATGTATTTCCGGATAGTTGGAGTTGGGAAGCTTTTTGGAGTATTACCGCTTTATTGTCAATTATGTTAGGGGTAATGAATTTATTGCCGATTCCTGCGCTTGATGGAGGTCATGTAATGTTTTTATTATACGAAATGATATCGGGAAAAAAACCAAGTGACAAGTTCCTGGAGAAGGCGCAATTGGTTGGCTTTGTACTACTTATTTCGCTGTTGTTGTTTGCCAATGGAAATGATATTTACAAGGCAATTGTAGGGAAGTAA
- a CDS encoding M1 family aminopeptidase yields the protein MKKYYFLLFYFTISLVFSQENVAEIVRIAESEMKSASQVMNFQVNPNTSNYDVTYHKLELTVNPSVYFIAGKVTTSFTALENMGTVTFDLANELAVTSVKQNTTNLSYTQNGNNELVVTLPATLTTGNSATLEIIYSGEPPQNAFEAFAINVHSGAAGMWTLSEPYGARDWWPCKQDLNDKISTIDVYITAPSQYVSVANGMEQSQVVNGNGTKTTHFHHGYPIPAYLIAFAVTNYQVYTQTAGTAPNTFPIVNYIYPESYTSAVSALAQTLPIMNFFETTFEPYPFRNEKYGHAQFGWGGGMEHTTVSFMGNFSRGLIAHELAHQWFGDKITCGTWKDIWLNEGFATYLSALVIEHLDGLAAFVTQKGGMVNFITSSPAGNLYLTDAQITDVGRIFNSRLSYNKGAMVLEMLRFKMGDVAFFQALRNYLADTNLAYDYAVTTDLKAHLETVYGQSLTEFFNDWVYNQGYPTYTITAQNWGSGQARFVVNQTQSDPSVTYFEMPVPVRVLGANGETADLVLDNTTNGQVFIMNVPFTITGVQFDPEVHLISKNSNITLGNETFVLENAVVLYPNPSSSELHIQMPDSLVLEKVLIYNSLGQKVLENNTLDLEVSHLSAGVHYVEIQTSEGTYHKKFIKK from the coding sequence ATGAAAAAGTATTACTTTTTATTATTTTATTTTACAATTTCACTTGTTTTTTCCCAAGAGAATGTTGCGGAAATCGTTCGGATAGCTGAGTCGGAAATGAAATCGGCTTCACAGGTCATGAATTTTCAAGTCAATCCTAATACCTCTAATTACGACGTTACTTATCACAAGCTTGAATTGACAGTAAATCCTTCGGTTTATTTTATTGCCGGAAAAGTGACTACTTCGTTTACTGCTTTGGAGAATATGGGTACTGTGACGTTTGATTTGGCGAATGAGCTGGCGGTAACTTCTGTAAAACAGAACACTACAAATTTGAGTTATACCCAAAACGGAAATAATGAGTTGGTCGTTACGTTGCCTGCTACGTTAACCACCGGGAATTCGGCTACTTTAGAAATTATCTATTCGGGCGAACCACCGCAGAATGCTTTTGAAGCTTTTGCTATTAATGTCCATTCGGGTGCTGCCGGAATGTGGACACTTTCGGAACCTTACGGTGCACGTGATTGGTGGCCTTGCAAACAAGATTTAAATGATAAAATCAGCACTATCGATGTTTATATAACAGCGCCAAGTCAGTATGTAAGTGTGGCTAACGGGATGGAGCAATCCCAAGTAGTCAATGGGAACGGAACAAAAACAACACATTTCCATCACGGTTATCCGATACCCGCTTATTTGATAGCTTTTGCGGTCACCAATTATCAGGTTTATACCCAAACTGCAGGAACTGCTCCCAATACATTTCCGATAGTTAATTATATTTATCCTGAAAGCTATACTTCTGCCGTAAGTGCATTGGCCCAAACGTTGCCGATAATGAATTTTTTTGAAACCACCTTTGAACCGTATCCGTTTCGAAATGAAAAATACGGACATGCACAATTTGGTTGGGGCGGAGGCATGGAGCACACCACGGTTTCTTTTATGGGCAATTTCAGTCGGGGTTTAATTGCACACGAATTGGCGCACCAATGGTTTGGCGACAAAATTACTTGCGGTACTTGGAAAGATATTTGGTTGAATGAAGGATTTGCAACGTACTTATCGGCTTTGGTTATTGAACATTTGGACGGACTTGCTGCTTTTGTCACCCAAAAAGGAGGAATGGTTAATTTTATTACTTCGAGTCCGGCCGGTAATCTTTATTTGACCGACGCACAAATCACCGATGTAGGAAGAATTTTCAATAGCCGATTGAGTTATAATAAAGGCGCCATGGTTTTAGAGATGTTGCGTTTTAAAATGGGTGACGTTGCTTTTTTTCAGGCATTGAGAAATTATTTAGCCGACACAAATTTGGCTTACGATTACGCTGTGACGACCGATTTAAAAGCGCATTTGGAAACGGTTTACGGTCAGAGTTTAACAGAGTTTTTTAATGATTGGGTATACAATCAAGGATATCCTACCTACACGATTACTGCTCAAAATTGGGGTTCAGGTCAGGCTCGATTTGTGGTGAACCAAACCCAATCAGATCCTTCGGTAACTTATTTTGAGATGCCGGTTCCGGTTAGAGTTCTTGGAGCCAATGGAGAAACGGCCGATTTAGTATTAGACAATACAACCAACGGACAGGTTTTTATAATGAATGTACCTTTTACCATCACCGGTGTTCAATTTGATCCAGAAGTGCATTTGATTTCCAAAAATTCTAATATCACTTTAGGAAATGAAACGTTTGTTTTAGAAAATGCCGTGGTCTTGTACCCTAACCCGAGTAGCAGCGAATTGCATATTCAAATGCCAGATAGTTTGGTTTTGGAAAAGGTTTTGATTTATAACAGTTTAGGGCAAAAAGTACTTGAAAACAACACCTTAGATTTAGAAGTAAGCCACTTATCGGCTGGAGTTCATTATGTGGAAATTCAAACATCTGAAGGGACGTATCATAAAAAATTCATAAAAAAATAA